One Longimicrobium sp. genomic region harbors:
- a CDS encoding 2-phosphosulfolactate phosphatase, with protein sequence MRLDVLLTPGELVPGEIAERTVVVLDVLRASSSIVEALAAGARALFPVGTIEEAIRLANTLGRDEVLLAGERKCLPIEGFDLGNSPGEFTAERIGGKIVVMSTTNGTMALTAASVGARVVVASWLNFQAVVDDLVRTGAEPVLLCAGRERVFGLEDAVCAGQLAAAVMKALPDEEWELNDGALAALALADEYPDPAKLFPVTAAGRSILEAGLGDDLAYCAQRDLRDAVPVLHDRQVTLAAPAAV encoded by the coding sequence ATGAGGCTGGATGTGCTGTTGACCCCCGGCGAGCTGGTTCCGGGGGAGATCGCCGAGCGCACCGTGGTGGTGCTGGACGTGCTGCGCGCGTCCAGCAGCATCGTCGAGGCGCTGGCGGCGGGCGCGCGGGCGCTCTTCCCCGTGGGCACCATCGAGGAAGCCATCCGCCTGGCGAACACGCTGGGCCGCGACGAGGTGCTGCTGGCGGGCGAGCGCAAGTGCCTGCCCATCGAGGGCTTCGACCTGGGCAACTCGCCGGGCGAGTTCACGGCCGAGCGCATCGGGGGAAAGATCGTGGTGATGTCGACCACCAACGGCACCATGGCGTTGACGGCGGCCTCGGTTGGGGCGCGGGTGGTGGTGGCCTCGTGGCTCAACTTCCAGGCGGTGGTCGACGACCTGGTGCGGACCGGGGCCGAGCCCGTGCTGCTCTGCGCCGGGCGCGAGCGGGTGTTCGGCCTGGAAGACGCCGTGTGCGCGGGGCAGCTCGCCGCGGCCGTGATGAAGGCGCTTCCCGACGAGGAGTGGGAGCTGAACGACGGCGCGCTGGCCGCGCTGGCCCTGGCCGACGAGTACCCCGACCCGGCCAAGCTCTTTCCCGTCACCGCCGCCGGCCGCTCCATCCTGGAGGCGGGGCTGGGCGACGACCTGGCGTACTGCGCGCAGCGGGACCTGCGCGACGCGGTGCCCGTGCTCCACGACCGTCAGGTCACCTTGGCCGCGCCCGCCGCGGTCTGA